In Syntrophotaleaceae bacterium, a genomic segment contains:
- a CDS encoding 3-dehydroquinate synthase — MDQTAFSNRPVEGIPGRCQESVVQKFTLNVEYPVVFTRDIFKSCNRTLAQILLRDAKPGRRRIAVYIDKGVVDADPAVLQRIQDYFQKCGQDLQLTGPIQIVPGGEAIKNSPRMIDKLYQQFLELCLDRHSYVLTIGGGSVLDLVGFAAATFHRGIRHVRVPTTVLAQNDAGIGVKTGRNFCGVKNLVGSFQPPWGVIIDGSFLDTLPDREKRAGLSEAVKVALIRDRRFYEWIQNNATVLARFETGALHRLIRNCALLHLQHIVEGGDPFENGNARPLDFGHWSAHKLEVLSGHDLRHGEAVAIGIALDARYSVLAGHLADPDDSRIAGLLRRLGFSLWHPVLEQRDGRGRLLLLQGLREFREHLGGELSITLLKEIGWGVEKGHIDTRIMSEAVAWLHSRHIEHTGQPDRRQEKKQHRDTVRPSLNTRDIKRIEDGNSQDEHFDRGLQLRGPGPDQGPEQRRPGQQSEKEQEIESIELEQALRRQREERQIEQDDSQGGCAKQPPGIAPGLIAADPGQEEDIAEAQQWQEQLPSQGRKEKRHAED, encoded by the coding sequence TTGGATCAAACTGCTTTCAGCAATCGGCCGGTTGAGGGAATTCCCGGGCGATGCCAAGAATCCGTCGTTCAGAAATTTACCCTCAACGTCGAATACCCGGTCGTTTTCACCCGGGATATCTTCAAATCCTGCAACAGAACCCTGGCGCAAATTCTGCTCCGGGATGCAAAGCCGGGCAGGAGGCGTATCGCCGTCTATATCGACAAGGGAGTTGTCGATGCAGATCCTGCTGTCCTGCAGCGCATTCAGGATTATTTTCAGAAATGCGGCCAGGATCTCCAACTGACGGGACCCATTCAGATCGTTCCGGGAGGCGAGGCGATCAAGAACAGCCCCAGGATGATCGACAAGCTCTACCAGCAGTTTCTGGAGCTTTGCCTGGACCGGCATTCCTATGTTCTGACCATCGGTGGCGGCTCGGTCCTCGACCTGGTCGGTTTCGCCGCCGCGACCTTTCATCGCGGGATCCGGCATGTCCGGGTGCCGACCACGGTGCTGGCCCAGAACGATGCGGGCATCGGCGTGAAGACAGGAAGGAACTTCTGTGGGGTCAAAAACCTGGTCGGCTCCTTCCAACCGCCCTGGGGGGTGATCATCGACGGCTCTTTCCTGGACACGCTCCCCGACCGGGAGAAACGGGCAGGTCTTTCCGAAGCCGTCAAAGTCGCCCTTATCCGGGATCGCCGGTTTTACGAGTGGATCCAAAACAATGCCACCGTCCTCGCCCGCTTCGAAACCGGGGCGCTGCACCGCCTGATCCGCAACTGCGCCCTTTTGCATCTGCAGCATATCGTTGAGGGCGGCGATCCCTTCGAAAACGGCAATGCCCGGCCCCTCGACTTCGGCCATTGGTCGGCTCATAAACTGGAGGTGCTGAGCGGCCACGATTTGCGGCACGGCGAAGCGGTGGCCATCGGTATCGCCCTCGACGCCCGCTACTCGGTCCTCGCCGGACACCTGGCCGACCCTGACGACAGCCGAATCGCCGGCCTGCTCCGGCGCCTCGGTTTTTCCCTCTGGCATCCGGTCCTCGAACAGCGGGATGGGCGGGGTCGGCTTCTGCTGCTGCAGGGGCTGCGGGAATTCCGGGAGCACCTGGGCGGAGAGCTGAGCATCACCCTGCTCAAGGAGATCGGATGGGGCGTCGAAAAAGGACATATCGACACGCGAATAATGAGTGAAGCGGTGGCCTGGCTTCATTCACGTCACATAGAGCATACGGGACAGCCCGACCGCAGGCAGGAGAAGAAGCAGCACCGAGATACTGTACGGCCATCCCTGAATACCCGCGACATAAAACGCATCGAGGATGGGAATTCCCAGGATGAGCATTTTGACCGCGGCCTTCAACTGCGGGGGCCGGGGCCGGATCAGGGCCCGGAACAGCGCCGGCCCGGTCAACAATCCGAGAAGGAACAGGAAATAGAGAGCATCGAGCTTGAGCAAGCCCTGCGCCGCCAGCGCGAGGAGCGCCAGATAGAGCAGGACGATTCCCAAGGGGGTTGCGCGAAACAACCTCCCGGGATCGCCCCCGGCCTCATAGCGGCTGATCCGGGTCAGGAGGAAGACATAGCAGAAGCTCAACAGTGGCAGGAACAGCTCCCATCCCAAGGCCGGAAAGAGAAGCGACATGCCGAGGATTAG
- a CDS encoding TatD family hydrolase produces MKCIEPHIHTFVRTTDDYYNMAVSGIVACVEPSFWSGTDRTSVASFEDYWEHIISFETERAKKNGVKHYAMLGLNPKEARNSIADQVVDAMEAYLDRESVVGIGEIGFDLITDQEEAVFRRQLRIGNERRMPIVIHSPHQNKRKGIERIIEILEEEGVDQERIVIDHNTEETIELSLKTRCWVGMTVYYVTKLSAERAVNMITRFGTDRMIVNGSADWGYSDPLAVPKVAMLMRNSGLFPDSEIRKVVFGNPCNFLKHSPRFDLGDD; encoded by the coding sequence ATGAAGTGCATCGAGCCGCATATCCATACCTTCGTGCGTACCACCGACGATTACTACAACATGGCGGTGTCCGGGATCGTCGCCTGCGTCGAACCCTCCTTCTGGTCGGGCACCGATCGGACCTCCGTGGCGTCTTTCGAGGACTATTGGGAGCACATCATCAGCTTCGAAACGGAGCGCGCGAAAAAGAACGGTGTGAAGCATTACGCCATGCTCGGCCTCAATCCGAAGGAGGCGCGCAATTCCATCGCCGACCAGGTGGTGGACGCCATGGAAGCCTACCTCGACAGGGAGAGCGTGGTCGGGATCGGGGAGATCGGCTTCGATCTGATCACCGATCAGGAGGAGGCCGTCTTTCGGCGGCAGTTGCGCATCGGCAACGAGCGCAGAATGCCGATCGTCATCCACTCCCCTCATCAGAACAAGCGGAAAGGGATCGAGCGGATCATCGAGATTCTGGAAGAGGAGGGGGTGGACCAGGAGCGAATCGTCATCGATCACAACACGGAGGAAACCATCGAGCTGTCCCTCAAAACCCGGTGCTGGGTGGGGATGACGGTCTATTACGTCACCAAGCTCAGCGCGGAACGGGCGGTGAACATGATCACCCGCTTCGGGACCGACCGGATGATCGTCAACGGATCGGCGGACTGGGGCTATTCCGACCCCCTGGCGGTACCCAAGGTGGCGATGCTGATGCGCAACAGTGGGCTGTTTCCGGACAGCGAAATTCGTAAAGTCGTTTTCGGCAACCCCTGCAACTTTCTCAAGCATTCGCCCCGATTCGATCTGGGGGACGATTGA
- the eboE gene encoding metabolite traffic protein EboE yields the protein MPSKPRITYCTNIHAAESWAETFSSLRQYVPVIKAAVSPDDSFPIGLRLSARAAWEMTICDRAFFRQWLDEKDCTIPTLNGFPFGAFHGSRIKESVYLPDWTSRDRAAYTLRLAELLREWLPTGMTGSISTVPLGFRTLADAADPEIRKNLETVLTFLDKINEKTGKKILLALEPEPGCLLETADDVCRFFDSLEISSLLQPYLGVCFDCCHHAVTFENLVQALAVLESRQISIVKLQITSAIRLKGVSPAQLALLDEPCYLHQVFVRDHQGRVTRFSDIPQALSQKTPEPEEEWRCHFHVPIHRATVGPFETTQDDLLELLPSISQDSLLEVETYTWRILPEDRRGDSPAESVIREIQWLQERFHA from the coding sequence ATGCCTTCCAAGCCCCGCATCACCTACTGCACCAATATCCATGCCGCCGAGAGCTGGGCGGAAACCTTCTCCTCGCTGCGACAGTATGTGCCGGTCATCAAAGCCGCCGTCTCCCCCGATGATTCCTTCCCGATCGGCCTGCGGCTTTCCGCGCGGGCCGCTTGGGAGATGACGATCTGCGACCGCGCCTTTTTCCGTCAATGGCTGGACGAGAAGGATTGCACCATCCCAACCCTCAACGGGTTTCCTTTCGGCGCCTTCCACGGCAGCAGAATCAAGGAGAGCGTTTACCTTCCGGACTGGACCAGTCGGGACAGAGCCGCCTACACCCTGCGCCTGGCGGAACTTCTGCGGGAGTGGCTGCCGACCGGCATGACCGGCTCCATCTCCACGGTTCCCCTCGGTTTCAGGACCCTGGCCGACGCAGCCGATCCCGAAATCCGGAAGAACCTGGAGACAGTCTTGACCTTCCTCGATAAGATCAATGAAAAGACGGGAAAGAAAATTCTGCTGGCTCTCGAGCCGGAACCCGGCTGCCTGCTGGAAACGGCTGACGACGTCTGCCGGTTCTTCGACTCCCTGGAGATCTCCTCCCTGTTGCAGCCTTATCTGGGTGTCTGCTTCGACTGCTGCCATCATGCGGTGACATTCGAAAACCTTGTGCAGGCCCTGGCCGTACTAGAGAGCCGGCAGATTTCCATAGTCAAGCTCCAGATTACCTCCGCAATCCGCTTGAAAGGGGTATCCCCGGCTCAGCTCGCCCTGCTGGACGAACCCTGCTATCTGCATCAGGTTTTCGTGCGGGACCACCAGGGTCGCGTTACCCGCTTCTCCGATATCCCGCAGGCCCTGTCTCAAAAGACACCCGAACCGGAAGAGGAATGGCGCTGCCATTTCCACGTGCCGATTCACCGCGCGACAGTCGGTCCCTTCGAAACCACCCAGGATGATCTGCTTGAACTGCTGCCATCGATTTCTCAAGACAGCCTGCTGGAAGTGGAGACCTACACCTGGAGGATACTGCCCGAGGACCGTCGCGGAGACAGCCCGGCCGAGTCGGTCATCCGTGAAATTCAGTGGCTGCAGGAGCGGTTTCATGCATAG